ATGGCGGCAAACCGGTACGCTCGGGGCGCTGGCAGATCATGATCAACGGCGAGAGTTACAAACCCATCGTCGCCGAGGCGGCCAAGAAGGCCGTCGGCATCGAAAACGTCTACGAGCGCGTCTTCATCGTCAAGCTGCTGCTCGACGAAAACGAAGATAACCGCATCGCCGGCGCCGTCGGCTTTTCGGTGCGCGAGCACAAGCTCTATGTCTTCCGCGCCCAGGCCGTGCTCAATGTCTGCGGCGGCGCCGTCAACGTCTTCAAGCCGCGCTCCATCGGCGAGGGCATGGGCCGTACCTGGTATCCGGTGTGGAACGCCGGCTCGACCTACGCCATGGCGGCCGAGGTCGGCGCCGAGATGACGATGATGGAAAACCGTTTCGTGCCGGCCCGCTTCAAGGACGGCTACGGCCCGGTGGGCGCCTGGTTCCTGCTCTTCAAGTCGCAGGCCACAAACGGCTACGGCGAGAACTACATGCAGAAGAACGCCCACATGCTGGAGGATTTCGCGCCTTACGACAAAGCCGCCGTGGTGCCGACATGCTTGCGCAACCACGCCATGCTGCACGAGATGAAGGAGGGCCGCGGACCCATTTTGATGGATACGCCGACGGCCATGGCCAACCTCTCCGAGACCATGACACCGAAGGAGGTCAAGCACCTGGAGGCAGAGGCCTGGGAGGATTTCCTCGACATGTGCATCGGCCAGGCCGGGGTCTGGGCCGGCATGAACATCCGGCCCGAGGAATCACCCTCCGAGCTGATGCCGACCGAACCCTACCTGCTGGGTTCGCACTCGGGTTGCTGCGGCATCTGGGTCTCGGGACCCGAAGACATCGAGGCACCGGCCGAATGGAGCTGGGGCCACAACCGCATGACCACGGTCACCGGCCTCTTCACCGCCGGTGACGGCGTCGGCGCCTCGGGTCACAAATTCTCCTCGGGCTCGTTCACCGAAGGCCGCATCGC
This window of the Alphaproteobacteria bacterium genome carries:
- the aprA gene encoding adenylyl-sulfate reductase subunit alpha, with the protein product MIEGTFGNPEIIEIETDILIIGGGMAACGAAYEAKRWAGDDVRITLVDKAAMDRSGAVAQGLSAINTYLGENSPDDYCRMVSADLMGLTRDDLVYDVGRHVDDSVHLFEEWGLPIWKDKETEGVALGDGGKPVRSGRWQIMINGESYKPIVAEAAKKAVGIENVYERVFIVKLLLDENEDNRIAGAVGFSVREHKLYVFRAQAVLNVCGGAVNVFKPRSIGEGMGRTWYPVWNAGSTYAMAAEVGAEMTMMENRFVPARFKDGYGPVGAWFLLFKSQATNGYGENYMQKNAHMLEDFAPYDKAAVVPTCLRNHAMLHEMKEGRGPILMDTPTAMANLSETMTPKEVKHLEAEAWEDFLDMCIGQAGVWAGMNIRPEESPSELMPTEPYLLGSHSGCCGIWVSGPEDIEAPAEWSWGHNRMTTVTGLFTAGDGVGASGHKFSSGSFTEGRIAGKAMVRFAGQQSAFSPALKDDIATITEEIYKPVRTYLEHKDKTTSEDINPHYISPKMFQMRLQKNMDEYVAGVGPYYQTNGKLLEIGLHHLELLKEDSQHLRANDLHELLRAWENYHRLRTAEAHLRHILFREESRYPGFYYRADFPGLDEDNWKCFVNSRMDPESGEWAMKKVPHKDLVEKHYG